A genomic region of uncultured Roseibium sp. contains the following coding sequences:
- the petA gene encoding ubiquinol-cytochrome c reductase iron-sulfur subunit: protein MAHNTDAEEPNRRDFLYIATGAMGVVGAGALVWPFIDQMNPDASALALASIEVDVSAVEEGQSITVKWRGKPVFIRNRTETEVTEAKDVPISDLPDKLARNANLPTDAEATDPNRGVKDKENWLVQIGICTHLGCVPIGDAGDFGGWFCPCHGSHYDTAGRIRKGPAPENLLIPPLEFVSDTTIKIG from the coding sequence TTGGCACACAACACGGATGCGGAAGAACCGAACCGCCGTGATTTTCTCTATATCGCGACCGGCGCAATGGGCGTTGTGGGCGCCGGCGCGCTGGTATGGCCGTTCATTGATCAGATGAACCCGGACGCCTCGGCGCTTGCGCTGGCATCCATCGAGGTTGACGTGTCTGCCGTCGAAGAGGGGCAGTCAATCACAGTCAAATGGCGCGGCAAGCCGGTCTTCATCCGCAACCGCACGGAAACGGAAGTGACCGAAGCCAAGGACGTTCCGATTTCGGATCTGCCGGACAAACTGGCCCGAAACGCCAACCTTCCTACCGACGCCGAGGCAACCGACCCGAACCGGGGCGTCAAGGACAAGGAAAACTGGCTCGTGCAGATCGGTATCTGTACGCACCTTGGGTGTGTGCCCATCGGCGATGCCGGTGATTTCGGCGGGTGGTTCTGCCCCTGCCATGGCTCGCACTACGATACGGCCGGCCGCATTCGTAAAGGCCCGGCTCCCGAGAATTTGCTGATTCCGCCGCTCGAATTCGTCAGCGACACGACAATCAAGATCGGTTAA